AGAGACTAATATTGCATAGTAGATCAAACCTCGACCTAGAACTGGCCAATCACTCAAACATAGATGAATATGGACACAAAGAGGAATGCTTCCTTGATGCCATCAACATGTGCAATCTTATAAATTACAGGTGTGAGGATGGAGATGGGTGCCGGCACGCACGACCTAGGGCCAGCACCCGGTAGCAATGGTGATGGTGATGGCGCCTCTTTCTCCTATTGCGCGGCTTTGTGGTGAGATGTAGGCATAGATAGAGAGGCCTCCCGGCGTCTGCCCGAAGTTGTGATGCGATGTGGATTATTATCTCCCGCGGCTAGGGTTGGAGGTGTTTATATAGAAGGCCTGCTTGGGTTTTCTTTGTTGATGTCGATCCTCCACTTTTGATCCAAAGGCTCCAGGTGAGACAAATCCATTCCCTATTGGTCAAGGAGGTTGTGAGAACTAACAGGGACGAAATCCATTCCCAAACCATGCGTCGTCGAACGCTCTGGACTCCTCCGGTAGAACGGTCGCCATTTCTTCATATGAACTCGTATTTTGACATTCTTGGGCTCGTTAGAATCATATGAACAATTCGATGTACATGTGATGTTGGATATTGATTTAGATATGGTGCAGGGCTCAACTTTTTTTTGATGGAAATTTACACAAAATACTCAAACACTTTATACTTATCTAAATTTGTACCAAATTCACTTTGCGCCGTGAGCAGTGAGCACGAGTTTCCGCAACAATCTATTCCTAGTTTAAAAATCGGACCGGACCGGCGGTCGAACCGGGAAAAACCAGAACCGGCGGCCTCAGCGGGTTTTAAGCTAATAAGACCATTCTACAATTAGACCGGCCGGCTTTCTGGAAAACTAGTGAAAAACCGGGTCATTGAACCAGGGAAACAAGAAAATGTTTTAAAAGAAATTGGGAGAAGTGGATTCGATCCCAGATCGTGTGAGCAGTACGCGGGACCTGCCCACGACCCAATAACCCACTCGGTTGTGCTACTTTGTTGTACGTTACATGAAAATAATTTTATTTGACGTATTGTTTCACACTATATTAGCACATATATTACTCAACATATATTATTTTATTGCTTAAAAAATCGACAATCGAACCGGTGAACCGGCGGACCGACTGGTACACACCTGAACCGACAACCTTTTCGTGATTTTTGGTTCGGTTTTTTAAACTACTAGATCGTGAATGGCGCGCGTCGCTGCGCCCGTGTATTATGAATTTAGGATGAAATAGGTTTGCAGTGTTTTTATAAAAACGTGTTTTTTCGAGGGGTTGTTATGGGTCACATAATATAATTTTCTTTATTTTACTTGGGTTATGGGCCTTTTTTTGTGAAGTGCAAATGTAGTCACATCAATAGATCATGGTTTTCTCAACAAAAAAGACCATGGTGAGGCTCATGTCGTCTTAATTCTCCCGTAGAAGCTATATGAAGAGGCAAGTTAGTGAATATTATATGCTGATTAATGGGTGGGCAATAATAAAATGCTTATGGCTTTTCAGTTTTCATTCTTGATTACGTATTTGTAACTGATGAGTAAAAAACTTCTTTTATAGTTATTATGCCCGAAATCAGTGTTGTACTTGCACATCACAACGCAATCGCCGGTTCCATCTTCTCTAGGTGCGGTTAATGGCGCGCGTTGCGGCGCCTGTTTATTAGGACTGTTGAATGAAAGAGGGTTGCAATGCTTTGTAAAAGCATGTAGTTGGTTTTATTTTTGAGTAATTACAAATCACATAATAGAAGTTCCATTGTTTCAGTTTGGCTCGCATGGGTCTTCTTTGTGTGCACTGCACATGCAGTCAGCCCAACTGAAAGCAGTGCCTCAAATTGAATAATTTCTTTCTTGATAAGTGAATTGATAACCCTTGATCTACAGGTAAATTTCAGTAGACAAATTATTTGTTTATTCCTTTTGCACTATCTCTCAATGTGCCTACAGGTACTTGGCTATACTGAATCTGTCCACATGATCGATTGTCAATTAATCTGGGACTTTATTTTATCTGCCCTATTGATGGACATTGCCCAAACAAAGAGTGCACTTGACATGGCCAGCTGATGCATGAAACAAAAATAACAAAGGTGAGTGTACGTTGATGATCCTAACACGTGCACGTGGGTACATCAACAACTCAATTACAGATTCCACTTCACAGTTTATCAGAGAACGAAAACATTCAGAATACACATGACCCGATAAtaaatgaaaaaagaagaagggaaaggTAGCTAGGTAAGACATACGACCATCTTCACTACCACATTATATGCACGATGCCGAGCGTTTTTGTTGGCCTTTTTGTTGGATGAACAAACTTGGAATTCTTTTCTATACCTGAAGCAAGTGAAATATACATAAAGTTAGTGAGAAAATACTTTGAAGCGATGTTGGTGAACGCCCACATAATTTCTAATCAAGTGAAGGCAATAAAActgaaacacacacacacacacaaagagagagaaaTTGCCTGCAGACTCACATATATAGTCATTGATCCAACAAAAGGAAATCATGACGTGCTCTGGCCACATACCAGCGCTGCTGACAGATAGCAACCAAAGTTGAGGATCCGGCAATAGCATGGCGTGAACCACACATAAATGATAGCATCAAATTTAACTAACTAATTGCATGCACGCACCGAGAGATCTTGAAGTAGGTAGATGAGCTATTGCTGTGGATACGTACTAACCTGGTTCGACAGCCATTGCAATTTCCCGAATCAATCCACCTGAATCAGGCTCTAGCACCATAGATGAGGTTTGTGGATTACAACGAACATGAACAAAGGGGAAATGAGGTTGTACAAATTTACCAACATAAATACCATTAACAGGTGCTTTGCTCTATGGTTTTTCTATTCCCTCATTTTGAACGCTGGGCTTATAATTTAGTTCTGATGAATAATTCAATTTTGAAAACCACTCACTACAATCAATCAAAATACATGCTCCAAATGAGAACTAAGAAAAGTATCATACCTTCACATTTGCATTCCTACAAAGTGAGGCATGCCCAAATACAGAGGGGACTTTAAATTATAGGACAAACAAGAATTGATCTATGATGAAAGAAATACCTTCAAATAGATGACTCTGATATGCACCGTCCTCACGTCGTTCATTTAGAATAGAAAAGCTGAATAGATGGTGGTTACTCTAAGTCAACTCTGCACTGTGTGAAAGAATACTAGACCCGAGTAAATAATCTCACACTGTAACAATTAGAACTATGAGCAATTTGAAGATGTTGTGTTTAAGCATATTAATCTCAGCCAAGAAATCATTGAAGGTGAAAGCAGTGACTCGCCTTGCAATGCAGCAGAATCAGCCAACCAATTGGAACTGAGGTCTAACTGATCAAGCTAGAGAACCTGCGTTTATTTGAGAGCACAAAGAACAATATCAATAGAAATATAATCTGTAATGCAGAATTAGGGGGAATGGTGGAGGGACCATTGGCAGAAGAGGGAAGACGAGCGACCTAAGCGTCAACCGAGGAGCGAAGAGGGTAGACAGTGGACATTATATGGACGCGAGATTAAAGGAGGAGCGTGAACCGACAGCGTAACTGACCCGAACACATCGATTGCCATTACTGGCCTCTTGTAACCGTGATTCAATTACTGAAACGACGGAGTCGAATCGACAACGGACGGTCTGCTGCCCTGGGAACTGCCTCGTGGCATCGCCCGGAAGGCCACCTGGTCGGCCGCCCGCCCTGAATCGCGAGCCTCTCGGCTGGATCTGGGAGACCACGGGACGGCTTTCTTCACCCGCATCCCGCGTCTCCGCCGATCCTCTCGGGCAGCTCGGCCGGCTGGGCCCGGAACCTGCTCCTCCGGTCGATCCCCTTCACGAAGCGCATGGGCGCCTTGCCTCGATCCCGCACCTCCTCCGGTCGATCCAATCGACCTCCACGCATCGGTTGTGGATGGATGAACGCTCATCGGTCGCTTCTCTCTATCCCTCCCCGAAGGCCATGGCTGGAATGGGCCAGCCTAGGCCCAGTTAACCACAGGACGACGTTTCGGCCTGTGGAGCAGCTGCCCATAGGACAGTAGGCCCAGTTTACCATATATGCGGGACAGATCGCTTTACACGGAGATCCTTCGACCAGCAACATCCAGATCGCAAAAACAGACGGCCGAAAACACAAATCGCTGTGAGGGCTCGCTTTAGGTGCGGTTATACTGTCCTTAATGAGTCTATTGGGCTCCTGCGGAAATACCATAACTCAAAATTCAGAACCGAATTTTTTCATGGGCGGTTGAGAAGCCGGAGAGAGCTATCACGCCGCCGTTCATTTCCCCAATCCCCTCTCCCCCTGCGAGTTTTCCCATCTTCGCGGCCCACGAGCGCCGCCGCCCTCACCTGGTCTTGCGCGCCCGCTCGCTCGACGGGCTCATCGCGGACGGGACGagctgcggcggcggcaggaGGGCCGGAGACCATCGGTGTGATCCTGTTCTCAAGTCCACAAGACGAGTTCAGGTGATGCtgccttcttcttttcttctttataGAGAAAGGGAATGGATCATTGCGCGGATTCTACGAGTAGAGTCGGCATTGCGGCCAAGGATTCCCCTCTTTCCAGTGTTTCTGACGATCTTTGTTTTCCCGCTCCGGCAGCGCCCGCCACCTGTTCGACGAAATGGACAAGAAAGCAGCCGGCACCCGCGAGGATCCCTTCCGCGTCCTCCCCGACGACGTGCTCGACCACATCCTGTCCTTTCTGCTGGGGGATGATGCCATGCAGACCTGCGTGCTCAACACCCAGTGGCACGACCTCTGGAGGCGCAAAACCAGCCTGCGCTTCATCCTTGACGAATGGTCAAGTTACAGCACCCAGCGTTTCAATCAGTTGGTGAAGCTGATAATCCACCTCAGGGGCGATGCATCCCTGACCGACTGCCAGATCAATCCCTGTGGTGATGTGGGCCATTGTGATTTCTCACAAACCAAGCTGTTGATTGAGTACGTTCTAAAGTGCCGGGTTGAGGATCTCTTAGTTTGCGCCGGTGAGTATGTGCACGATCCATTGCTGCTCGAAGCACGTCTCATCTCCCGCCACTTGAGGACCATAGAATTTGGAAATGTTGACCTCATAGATTCCTCACTAGATTTCTCGGGCTGCCCGGTATTAGAGGAGCTAGCGATAGAAAGTTGCTGCGTTGGCACAAGGAAGATATGTTCTAGATCACTAAAGCATCTGCGGTTCACTGGGGATTGTATCTTCTCTAATGAAATCCACATTGATATTGCTGCCCCGCGTCTTATCTCACTGGAACTAGGTAATTTTCTGAACTTGTCTCCTTCCCTTGAAGAGATGCCATTACTGGAAAAGGCATCTATTTTGCTTGGCGATGAGTGTTGCAATGTCTGTAAAAGTGACGAGGAGGATTTTAGTGATCTTACATGTGGATGTGCTAACAAGAAGTGTCTGCTTCTCAACGGATTGTCCAATGCTGTTGATTTGAAATTGATTGCTGCGCCTGATTTGGCTTTGCACTATCTTTCTTACTCTTACTGTTATTTGCCAGTTACCACCAGTGGTTTCTCTTGTAGCTGCAGTATCTATATCCATTATTAGTGCTGCATATAGTCAAGTTGTTTATTTTCATCACCACAGCTTGCTAATTTTATCTTGATAACATCATTGCTTGATTAGATAAAATGTGACAGTTCAGGGCCTATGGTGTAGTTTTTTCCTTTTCCCTAAATTTGTAATTAAATTACCTAACTATATTTCGTATTATATTGTATTAGAGTCTGAGTTTTTTTCTGTTCCTTTGCAATTTCTCCAGCTTATTTTCAAAAGGGATTTGGAATGGCGCCCTAAATTTGACAAATTAAAGACTCTGGTACTCAATGATTGGTTTACGGCTATTGACCTAGTTTGCATTCTCCAACACTCGCCAAATCTTGAGAAGTTCACTCTTAAGATCGATTTCCCTGAGGTATTTAATTCAAATATGTTGCTTTATATTAATATTAGTAAAGGTTTTATCTTGTACGATTTTTTATCGCAATGAATGTTTTGTATCTTGTAGAACTTTTTAGGAGCAATAGGATCCAGGCAATCATTCGTGTGTACGCCTCATTTGGTTGTCAACATTAAATGTAGAGAAGTTGATAACGGTGTTCGCAAGATTTTGGAGGTCTTGAATACATGTGGCATACTTCCTGAGCAGATTAGCATCAAGTGTCGCGATCGCACTTAGATTGTAAGTTACCTCCATCCATATTTGGTATCCCTACCTACTTGCTTTAACAGGTCCGCTGTAATTACACATCAATTAGAATGTATGACAACCCTTTGAAATCCATCCATATTTTGGGTTTGCATGCTGACGGAGTGTAAAACAGATGTCAAATTTAACACAACTTATTATTCTGTAATTGCTGGTGACACTACAGTAGTTAGTACACATTTCTGATGTGCCTATGAATCTGTACCATCTTTGCAAGTTTTTTATACTCTTACCCTTTTAGTATTTTCATTTGAAATATTTACAATTATCCTTCTGTTGTTTAGTTACTGGTGAAAATAGTATCTCTTAAAATTCAGCTTAGCTTTTCTCTCATATTCCATTTGGTAGAATACATTTTATAAGAATTGATAGTGGGTAGAATGCACAGTATAGTGCTCTGCATCCATCCCGCAAGACCGCCTTTGTCTCGCTGTTTTTATTGTTTTCTTAGCCTGTTGTCAGTATGATTATCAGAGATTAGTAGTCAAATTGCATGGGTTCCAACTTGTTTCAAGCCTAAAGCCCTCTTGGGTCTTGAGGCCGCTCTGAATGGTCATATTTGTCTTAGTGTAGCCTCGCAAGGCTAAACTATTTTTAACAACTACCGAAATTTGGTCAGGATGCAGTTTATTTCCTCTACATCAAAGTGCTATTCAgattatttttttgaaattttcatcTATGTTATCTGAGTACATCTCTGAAGCAAACTTATTGTGCCTTGTCTTGTTTGTGCAGGTTCCATCCACTGATTGGGACTAAGATGTGAGCTCGGTCATGATGTTCGTCTGCAGATTTATATATGTTTCTCTAAAGAGTCGTCTGTAATGGTGCCATGCGTTGGTGGTTAGCTTGTTACCGTGATGTTCAGTTTCTCCTTCCCATCTATTGTCTCTGCTGGAAATCTGTTGTTGTGGTTTCTTTTGTGCAATTTTGCACAAACGGTCTAAATTTTGTTGAATTGGGAATGTGCAACTTAGCAAAATGATGTCCGTCAGAACATTGCTATATTTTTAATGGATGTTTGGAAGCGCATTGGCATGTTTGTGTTCTTGTCATATTTTGTAGATTATCGATATATATCAGAATCGTCTGGTTAGCAGAATTTTAGTTTTTGTGCATGCATCCTTTCATGTCCCTTTGCGCTGCTCAAACCAAGTGCTTGCCGTCTGATCGCACATCACCCATAAATCCTGGGTGTCCATGTGCGCTAATGCACTTTGCTTTCATGTTTCTTAAGCGACAAAAACCTTCTTGAGGGAAACAAAGGCTGGCCAAAACCTTTTGTCTAAATCGCCTGGTATGCATACTGACATTGGCACATTATCACCCGAAGACAGAAGTTGATAACTATTTGGTACATAGATTTTGTTGATGGGTAGTATACTGCACTTAGATATTTGCCTGGTAGCCTTTGTATAGCCATTGCAATCTGGGCATGCACGGTTCGACATTGGAAAGTCATGATGTAGCCATGTTTTGACTTAGTTTAGTGTACATATGTTTTAACTTAGTTTAGTGTACATGTCTAACAAAAAACAACTGGGATATTATCAGGTCCTAGAGCTCTATTGGCATCCATTGAAAGCATGTTTAATTTCCTCCTCGAAGAAATGTCTAGTTAAACCTAATTATCATCATTTTTTCAAGGTCATGTTTTCCTTCCAAATATCAGCATAGGATAGATGATATGTGAACTAGCATTAATTGCTTGCGGCAATTTTTTTATCATCAAAGTCATAAGCTTATGATGCTATTTTCCATCCTTGCTGACGAAGAAGCGAATGTGCAAATCCTCTCCCCCACTCCTAGTTGTGGCCCAAGGTTCAAATGGAAGTACAGAAGTATAGTACTTTCTTGGGATTATTTATgtaataattaattaatttttgCCAAACCAAGATTCAGCGGCACTTACTCAACCTTC
The sequence above is a segment of the Aegilops tauschii subsp. strangulata cultivar AL8/78 chromosome 6, Aet v6.0, whole genome shotgun sequence genome. Coding sequences within it:
- the LOC109774859 gene encoding FBD-associated F-box protein At5g18780-like isoform X2, yielding MDKKAAGTREDPFRVLPDDVLDHILSFLLGDDAMQTCVLNTQWHDLWRRKTSLRFILDEWSSYSTQRFNQLVKLIIHLRGDASLTDCQINPCGDVGHCDFSQTKLLIEYVLKCRVEDLLVCAGEYVHDPLLLEARLISRHLRTIEFGNVDLIDSSLDFSGCPVLEELAIESCCVGTRKICSRSLKHLRFTGDCIFSNEIHIDIAAPRLISLELAYFQKGFGMAP
- the LOC109774859 gene encoding putative F-box/FBD/LRR-repeat protein At5g56810 isoform X1, producing MDKKAAGTREDPFRVLPDDVLDHILSFLLGDDAMQTCVLNTQWHDLWRRKTSLRFILDEWSSYSTQRFNQLVKLIIHLRGDASLTDCQINPCGDVGHCDFSQTKLLIEYVLKCRVEDLLVCAGEYVHDPLLLEARLISRHLRTIEFGNVDLIDSSLDFSGCPVLEELAIESCCVGTRKICSRSLKHLRFTGDCIFSNEIHIDIAAPRLISLELGNFLNLSPSLEEMPLLEKASILLGDECCNVCKSDEEDFSDLTCGCANKKCLLLNGLSNAVDLKLIAAPDLALHYLSYSYCYLPVTTSGFSCSCSIYIHY